A single window of Microplitis demolitor isolate Queensland-Clemson2020A chromosome 7, iyMicDemo2.1a, whole genome shotgun sequence DNA harbors:
- the LOC103575493 gene encoding histone-lysine N-methyltransferase MECOM isoform X2 — translation MRSKSVARKLGQGSSDEGEAATSGVVESSTEMEDRNIYDGKRPDVMQEFASSTQFKDEFKGVSDRKSKERDDDKAWEFSDRQTRDYRIDYQTIKQEPKESKEQTRDWLSPVPEVEVGSSSSGPLVRARREISRGTRFGPFLGKWASEPHNPRYAWEVRVPGNGVRGWLDASHEPSNWLKYIRSTASPHAVNMRHVLVAGQMVYETLRDISIGEELLMGLREPLQLQDMLGENTTEDRTDRETASQHSGTVDEDREDEEDCEIRCPVCDKPFQDLELLDNHLVTGHRYPSDQHICDSCPRAYAWRPLLVRHRAIIHGDLRKYPCENCPKSNTSQVFTDPSNLQRHIRTNHVGARSHACTECGKTFATSSGLKQHTHIHSSVKPFQCEVCFKAYTQFSNLCRHKRMHSTCRMQQNCLRCGQSFSTGTSLSKHKRFCDSTSAPGTPAGPRPGAMPQLPTATSSNPFLVYQRQQLGPGLPFYPHNLMPPYPGLFPNAPSFLNTPLLFPPKLQQQSQQMPQQSQPQQSPRHQEEIKRCESPKKERFTPPQLPPQSSKISPSMAEEATSTFRPSPARPTVQVTPTPDSDEDKRIQETKVVKRKLETDSSEGEAEQPLDLRVMKPKIAAPETPSPPPEPEPVKQEKEDEKMEIEVKAPSPRVSHHENPPTPPMAYPRPIHPMFLEAMYRPTGTFPGFPAPPPPPNHNESRLLPPLHPFGPPRIPFLGNLMNGLSGARGEFDLLSRTPLGAFPVKPFQNVMSQHHPHPHSHHHHVSGKVKDRYSCKFCGKVFPRSANLTRHLRTHTGEQPYKCKHCERSFSISSNLQRHVRNIHDKQRPFKCPLCERCFGQQTNLDRHLKKHEADDGSVVVSVADSPSSSNDNEREDTYFDEIRSFMGKVTYGTDSGYGLTHPAYLPPRLDGKEPDYDDDEYSEEGVSPLDETDALSVEGKESPTQQYELKCRNKQELLNNNTAEPVIEIST, via the exons GCAGTAGTGACGAAGGCGAGGCTGCCACTAGCGGAGTCGTCGAAAGCAGCACGGAAATGGAAGACAGAAATATTTACGATGGAAAAAGGCCTGATGTGATGCAAGAGTTCGCCTCCTCGACGCAGTTTAAGGACGAGTTTAAGGGAGTTAGTGACAGGAAAAGCAAGGAGAGAGATGATGATAAGGCGTGGGAGTTTTCTGATAGGCAGACTCGTGATTATCGGATTGATTAcc aaacaataaaacaaGAACCAAAAGAATCAAAAGAGCAAACCCGTGACTGGTTGTCACCGGTACCAGAAGTAGAAGTCGGAAGTTCATCATCCGGTCCTCTAGTCCGTGCGAGAAGAGAAATATCCCGGGGAACAAGATTCGGGCCCTTTTTAGGCAAATGGGCCAGCGAGCCGCACAATCCTCGTTACGCCTGGGAG gTTCGCGTTCCCGGAAACGGGGTAAGAGGATGGCTGGATGCCTCACATGAGCCGAGCAATTGGCTTAAATATATTCGCAGCACCGCCAGTCCACATGCCGTCAATATGCGTCATGTTCTCGTTGCCGGACAg ATGGTCTACGAAACATTGAGAGATATATCAATAGGAGAAGAATTACTGATGGGTCTGCGAGAGCCGCTTCAGTTGCAGGACATGCTGGGCGAGAACACGACTGAAGACAGGACAGACCGCGAGACCG CATCGCAGCACAGTGGAACTGTTGATGAGGATCGTGAGGACGAGGAGGATTGTGAAATACGGTGTCCAGTTTGTGATAAACCATTTCAAGATCTTGAATT attAGATAACCATTTAGTAACAGGACATCGTTACCCATCGGACCAACACATCTGCGACAGCTGCCCGCGTGCATACGCCTGGCGCCCACTACTTGTACGTCATCGGGCAATAATACACGGCGACCTACGGAAATATCCTTGCGAGAATTGTCCAAAG TCAAACACGTCTCAGGTCTTCACAGATCCATCGAATCTCCAGCGACACATCCGGACGAACCACGTGGGAGCTCGCAGCCACGCGTGTACTGAGTGCGGCAAGACTTTTGCTACAAGCTCAGGATTAAAGCAGCATACTCATATTCACAGCAGCGTCAAGCCATTCCAGTGTGAAGTCTGCTTCAAGGCGTACACCCAGTTTTCAAACTTGTGCAGACACAAGCGCATGCACTCGACCTGCCGCATGCAGCAGAACTGTCTTCGTTGTGGCCAGTCATTTAGCACCGGAACTTCTCTGTCTAAGCACAAACGCTTCTGCGACTCGACTTCAGCGCCAGGTACACCAGCAGGACCAAGACCTGGTGCGATGCCCCAACTACCAACGGCGACGTCTTCAAATCCTTTCCTAGTTTATCAACGTCAACAACTGGGACCTGGATTGCCATTTTATCCTCATAATCTGATGCCTCCTTATCCGGGACTCTTTCCTAATGCCCCGAGCTTTCTTAATACTCCTTTACTATTCCCTCCTAAACTCCAGCAACAGTCTCAGCAAATGCCACAGCAATCGCAACCCCAGCAGTCGCCTCGGCACCAAGAAGAAATCAAACGCTGTGAAAGTCCTAAGAAAGAACGATTCACTCCACCACAGCTGCCACCCCAGTCTAGCAAAATATCTCCGTCAATGGCTGAAGAAGCTACGTCGACATTCAGACCTTCTCCAGCGAGGCCAACAGTCCAAGTGACGCCTACTCCAGACAGTGATGAAGACAAACGGATCCAAGAAACTAAAGTAGTTAAGCGAAAACTGGAAACCGATTCCAGCGAAGGGGAAGCTGAGCAACCACTTGATCTTCGAGTAATGAAACCTAAAATAGCTGCCCCAGAGACGCCGAGTCCACCACCAGAACCAGAACCAGTTAAACAAGAGAAAGAAGACGAGAAAATGGAGATCGAGGTTAAGGCTCCGAGTCCTAGAGTTTCTCATCACGAGAATCCGCCGACTCCGCCGATGGCCTATCCAAGACCAATTCATCCCATGTTTTTGGAAGCAATGTACCGACCGACCGGCACATTTCCGGGGTTTCCAGCGCCACCTCCACCACCGAATCACAACGAGTCACGCCTACTGCCACCTTTGCACCCATTCGGACCTCCAAGGATTCCTTTTTTAGGGAATCTCATGAACGGACTGAGCGGCGCTCGCGGTGAGTTCGATTTACTCTCCCGTACGCCTCTCGGTGCGTTTCCCGTCAAGCCCTTTCAGAACGTCATGTCCCAACACCATCCTCACCCGCACTCACACCACCACCACGTCTCCGGCAAAGTCAAAGACCGGTACTCGTGCAAATTCTGCGGTAAAGTATTTCCCCGAAGCGCCAATCTCACCAGGCACCTGCGGACACATACCGGGGAGCAACCCTACAAGTGCAAACACTGCGAAAGATCCTTCAGCATCTCCAGCAACCTCCAGCGGCACGTGAGAAATATCCACGACAAACAGCGACCCTTCAAGTGTCCCCTCTGCGAGAGATGCTTCGGCCAGCAGACTAACCTAGATCGGCACCTCAAGAAGCACGAGGCCGACGACGGTAGTGTTGTCGTCTCCGTCGCCGACTCCCCAAGCAGCAGCAATGACAACGAGCGTGAGGACACTTACTTCGACGAAATCAGATCCTTCATGGGAAAAGTCACCTACGGAACCGACAGCGGCTACGGATTAACTCATCCTGCCTACCTCCCACCCAGACTCGACGGCAAGGAGCCCGACTACGACGACGACGAGTACAGCGAAGAAGGCGTCTCCCCGTTGGATGAAACCGACGCGTTATCAGTCGAGGGTAAAGAGTCTCCAACTCAACAGTACGAACTTAAGTGCAGAAACAAACAGGAACTACTTAACAATAATACCGCTGAGCCTGTTATCGAAATCTCGACATAG
- the LOC103575493 gene encoding histone-lysine N-methyltransferase MECOM isoform X1 — translation MDLTKSHINYKLSGSSDEGEAATSGVVESSTEMEDRNIYDGKRPDVMQEFASSTQFKDEFKGVSDRKSKERDDDKAWEFSDRQTRDYRIDYQTIKQEPKESKEQTRDWLSPVPEVEVGSSSSGPLVRARREISRGTRFGPFLGKWASEPHNPRYAWEVRVPGNGVRGWLDASHEPSNWLKYIRSTASPHAVNMRHVLVAGQMVYETLRDISIGEELLMGLREPLQLQDMLGENTTEDRTDRETASQHSGTVDEDREDEEDCEIRCPVCDKPFQDLELLDNHLVTGHRYPSDQHICDSCPRAYAWRPLLVRHRAIIHGDLRKYPCENCPKSNTSQVFTDPSNLQRHIRTNHVGARSHACTECGKTFATSSGLKQHTHIHSSVKPFQCEVCFKAYTQFSNLCRHKRMHSTCRMQQNCLRCGQSFSTGTSLSKHKRFCDSTSAPGTPAGPRPGAMPQLPTATSSNPFLVYQRQQLGPGLPFYPHNLMPPYPGLFPNAPSFLNTPLLFPPKLQQQSQQMPQQSQPQQSPRHQEEIKRCESPKKERFTPPQLPPQSSKISPSMAEEATSTFRPSPARPTVQVTPTPDSDEDKRIQETKVVKRKLETDSSEGEAEQPLDLRVMKPKIAAPETPSPPPEPEPVKQEKEDEKMEIEVKAPSPRVSHHENPPTPPMAYPRPIHPMFLEAMYRPTGTFPGFPAPPPPPNHNESRLLPPLHPFGPPRIPFLGNLMNGLSGARGEFDLLSRTPLGAFPVKPFQNVMSQHHPHPHSHHHHVSGKVKDRYSCKFCGKVFPRSANLTRHLRTHTGEQPYKCKHCERSFSISSNLQRHVRNIHDKQRPFKCPLCERCFGQQTNLDRHLKKHEADDGSVVVSVADSPSSSNDNEREDTYFDEIRSFMGKVTYGTDSGYGLTHPAYLPPRLDGKEPDYDDDEYSEEGVSPLDETDALSVEGKESPTQQYELKCRNKQELLNNNTAEPVIEIST, via the exons GCAGTAGTGACGAAGGCGAGGCTGCCACTAGCGGAGTCGTCGAAAGCAGCACGGAAATGGAAGACAGAAATATTTACGATGGAAAAAGGCCTGATGTGATGCAAGAGTTCGCCTCCTCGACGCAGTTTAAGGACGAGTTTAAGGGAGTTAGTGACAGGAAAAGCAAGGAGAGAGATGATGATAAGGCGTGGGAGTTTTCTGATAGGCAGACTCGTGATTATCGGATTGATTAcc aaacaataaaacaaGAACCAAAAGAATCAAAAGAGCAAACCCGTGACTGGTTGTCACCGGTACCAGAAGTAGAAGTCGGAAGTTCATCATCCGGTCCTCTAGTCCGTGCGAGAAGAGAAATATCCCGGGGAACAAGATTCGGGCCCTTTTTAGGCAAATGGGCCAGCGAGCCGCACAATCCTCGTTACGCCTGGGAG gTTCGCGTTCCCGGAAACGGGGTAAGAGGATGGCTGGATGCCTCACATGAGCCGAGCAATTGGCTTAAATATATTCGCAGCACCGCCAGTCCACATGCCGTCAATATGCGTCATGTTCTCGTTGCCGGACAg ATGGTCTACGAAACATTGAGAGATATATCAATAGGAGAAGAATTACTGATGGGTCTGCGAGAGCCGCTTCAGTTGCAGGACATGCTGGGCGAGAACACGACTGAAGACAGGACAGACCGCGAGACCG CATCGCAGCACAGTGGAACTGTTGATGAGGATCGTGAGGACGAGGAGGATTGTGAAATACGGTGTCCAGTTTGTGATAAACCATTTCAAGATCTTGAATT attAGATAACCATTTAGTAACAGGACATCGTTACCCATCGGACCAACACATCTGCGACAGCTGCCCGCGTGCATACGCCTGGCGCCCACTACTTGTACGTCATCGGGCAATAATACACGGCGACCTACGGAAATATCCTTGCGAGAATTGTCCAAAG TCAAACACGTCTCAGGTCTTCACAGATCCATCGAATCTCCAGCGACACATCCGGACGAACCACGTGGGAGCTCGCAGCCACGCGTGTACTGAGTGCGGCAAGACTTTTGCTACAAGCTCAGGATTAAAGCAGCATACTCATATTCACAGCAGCGTCAAGCCATTCCAGTGTGAAGTCTGCTTCAAGGCGTACACCCAGTTTTCAAACTTGTGCAGACACAAGCGCATGCACTCGACCTGCCGCATGCAGCAGAACTGTCTTCGTTGTGGCCAGTCATTTAGCACCGGAACTTCTCTGTCTAAGCACAAACGCTTCTGCGACTCGACTTCAGCGCCAGGTACACCAGCAGGACCAAGACCTGGTGCGATGCCCCAACTACCAACGGCGACGTCTTCAAATCCTTTCCTAGTTTATCAACGTCAACAACTGGGACCTGGATTGCCATTTTATCCTCATAATCTGATGCCTCCTTATCCGGGACTCTTTCCTAATGCCCCGAGCTTTCTTAATACTCCTTTACTATTCCCTCCTAAACTCCAGCAACAGTCTCAGCAAATGCCACAGCAATCGCAACCCCAGCAGTCGCCTCGGCACCAAGAAGAAATCAAACGCTGTGAAAGTCCTAAGAAAGAACGATTCACTCCACCACAGCTGCCACCCCAGTCTAGCAAAATATCTCCGTCAATGGCTGAAGAAGCTACGTCGACATTCAGACCTTCTCCAGCGAGGCCAACAGTCCAAGTGACGCCTACTCCAGACAGTGATGAAGACAAACGGATCCAAGAAACTAAAGTAGTTAAGCGAAAACTGGAAACCGATTCCAGCGAAGGGGAAGCTGAGCAACCACTTGATCTTCGAGTAATGAAACCTAAAATAGCTGCCCCAGAGACGCCGAGTCCACCACCAGAACCAGAACCAGTTAAACAAGAGAAAGAAGACGAGAAAATGGAGATCGAGGTTAAGGCTCCGAGTCCTAGAGTTTCTCATCACGAGAATCCGCCGACTCCGCCGATGGCCTATCCAAGACCAATTCATCCCATGTTTTTGGAAGCAATGTACCGACCGACCGGCACATTTCCGGGGTTTCCAGCGCCACCTCCACCACCGAATCACAACGAGTCACGCCTACTGCCACCTTTGCACCCATTCGGACCTCCAAGGATTCCTTTTTTAGGGAATCTCATGAACGGACTGAGCGGCGCTCGCGGTGAGTTCGATTTACTCTCCCGTACGCCTCTCGGTGCGTTTCCCGTCAAGCCCTTTCAGAACGTCATGTCCCAACACCATCCTCACCCGCACTCACACCACCACCACGTCTCCGGCAAAGTCAAAGACCGGTACTCGTGCAAATTCTGCGGTAAAGTATTTCCCCGAAGCGCCAATCTCACCAGGCACCTGCGGACACATACCGGGGAGCAACCCTACAAGTGCAAACACTGCGAAAGATCCTTCAGCATCTCCAGCAACCTCCAGCGGCACGTGAGAAATATCCACGACAAACAGCGACCCTTCAAGTGTCCCCTCTGCGAGAGATGCTTCGGCCAGCAGACTAACCTAGATCGGCACCTCAAGAAGCACGAGGCCGACGACGGTAGTGTTGTCGTCTCCGTCGCCGACTCCCCAAGCAGCAGCAATGACAACGAGCGTGAGGACACTTACTTCGACGAAATCAGATCCTTCATGGGAAAAGTCACCTACGGAACCGACAGCGGCTACGGATTAACTCATCCTGCCTACCTCCCACCCAGACTCGACGGCAAGGAGCCCGACTACGACGACGACGAGTACAGCGAAGAAGGCGTCTCCCCGTTGGATGAAACCGACGCGTTATCAGTCGAGGGTAAAGAGTCTCCAACTCAACAGTACGAACTTAAGTGCAGAAACAAACAGGAACTACTTAACAATAATACCGCTGAGCCTGTTATCGAAATCTCGACATAG
- the LOC103575493 gene encoding histone-lysine N-methyltransferase MECOM isoform X3 yields MDLTKSHINYKLSGSSDEGEAATSGVVESSTEMEDRNIYDGKRPDVMQEFASSTQFKDEFKGVSDRKSKERDDDKAWEFSDRQTRDYRIDYQTIKQEPKESKEQTRDWLSPVPEVEVGSSSSGPLVRARREISRGTRFGPFLGKWASEPHNPRYAWEVRVPGNGVRGWLDASHEPSNWLKYIRSTASPHAVNMRHVLVAGQMVYETLRDISIGEELLMGLREPLQLQDMLGENTTEDRTDRETASQHSGTVDEDREDEEDCEIRCPVCDKPFQDLELLDNHLVTGHRYPSDQHICDSCPRAYAWRPLLVRHRAIIHGDLRKYPCENCPKVFTDPSNLQRHIRTNHVGARSHACTECGKTFATSSGLKQHTHIHSSVKPFQCEVCFKAYTQFSNLCRHKRMHSTCRMQQNCLRCGQSFSTGTSLSKHKRFCDSTSAPGTPAGPRPGAMPQLPTATSSNPFLVYQRQQLGPGLPFYPHNLMPPYPGLFPNAPSFLNTPLLFPPKLQQQSQQMPQQSQPQQSPRHQEEIKRCESPKKERFTPPQLPPQSSKISPSMAEEATSTFRPSPARPTVQVTPTPDSDEDKRIQETKVVKRKLETDSSEGEAEQPLDLRVMKPKIAAPETPSPPPEPEPVKQEKEDEKMEIEVKAPSPRVSHHENPPTPPMAYPRPIHPMFLEAMYRPTGTFPGFPAPPPPPNHNESRLLPPLHPFGPPRIPFLGNLMNGLSGARGEFDLLSRTPLGAFPVKPFQNVMSQHHPHPHSHHHHVSGKVKDRYSCKFCGKVFPRSANLTRHLRTHTGEQPYKCKHCERSFSISSNLQRHVRNIHDKQRPFKCPLCERCFGQQTNLDRHLKKHEADDGSVVVSVADSPSSSNDNEREDTYFDEIRSFMGKVTYGTDSGYGLTHPAYLPPRLDGKEPDYDDDEYSEEGVSPLDETDALSVEGKESPTQQYELKCRNKQELLNNNTAEPVIEIST; encoded by the exons GCAGTAGTGACGAAGGCGAGGCTGCCACTAGCGGAGTCGTCGAAAGCAGCACGGAAATGGAAGACAGAAATATTTACGATGGAAAAAGGCCTGATGTGATGCAAGAGTTCGCCTCCTCGACGCAGTTTAAGGACGAGTTTAAGGGAGTTAGTGACAGGAAAAGCAAGGAGAGAGATGATGATAAGGCGTGGGAGTTTTCTGATAGGCAGACTCGTGATTATCGGATTGATTAcc aaacaataaaacaaGAACCAAAAGAATCAAAAGAGCAAACCCGTGACTGGTTGTCACCGGTACCAGAAGTAGAAGTCGGAAGTTCATCATCCGGTCCTCTAGTCCGTGCGAGAAGAGAAATATCCCGGGGAACAAGATTCGGGCCCTTTTTAGGCAAATGGGCCAGCGAGCCGCACAATCCTCGTTACGCCTGGGAG gTTCGCGTTCCCGGAAACGGGGTAAGAGGATGGCTGGATGCCTCACATGAGCCGAGCAATTGGCTTAAATATATTCGCAGCACCGCCAGTCCACATGCCGTCAATATGCGTCATGTTCTCGTTGCCGGACAg ATGGTCTACGAAACATTGAGAGATATATCAATAGGAGAAGAATTACTGATGGGTCTGCGAGAGCCGCTTCAGTTGCAGGACATGCTGGGCGAGAACACGACTGAAGACAGGACAGACCGCGAGACCG CATCGCAGCACAGTGGAACTGTTGATGAGGATCGTGAGGACGAGGAGGATTGTGAAATACGGTGTCCAGTTTGTGATAAACCATTTCAAGATCTTGAATT attAGATAACCATTTAGTAACAGGACATCGTTACCCATCGGACCAACACATCTGCGACAGCTGCCCGCGTGCATACGCCTGGCGCCCACTACTTGTACGTCATCGGGCAATAATACACGGCGACCTACGGAAATATCCTTGCGAGAATTGTCCAAAG GTCTTCACAGATCCATCGAATCTCCAGCGACACATCCGGACGAACCACGTGGGAGCTCGCAGCCACGCGTGTACTGAGTGCGGCAAGACTTTTGCTACAAGCTCAGGATTAAAGCAGCATACTCATATTCACAGCAGCGTCAAGCCATTCCAGTGTGAAGTCTGCTTCAAGGCGTACACCCAGTTTTCAAACTTGTGCAGACACAAGCGCATGCACTCGACCTGCCGCATGCAGCAGAACTGTCTTCGTTGTGGCCAGTCATTTAGCACCGGAACTTCTCTGTCTAAGCACAAACGCTTCTGCGACTCGACTTCAGCGCCAGGTACACCAGCAGGACCAAGACCTGGTGCGATGCCCCAACTACCAACGGCGACGTCTTCAAATCCTTTCCTAGTTTATCAACGTCAACAACTGGGACCTGGATTGCCATTTTATCCTCATAATCTGATGCCTCCTTATCCGGGACTCTTTCCTAATGCCCCGAGCTTTCTTAATACTCCTTTACTATTCCCTCCTAAACTCCAGCAACAGTCTCAGCAAATGCCACAGCAATCGCAACCCCAGCAGTCGCCTCGGCACCAAGAAGAAATCAAACGCTGTGAAAGTCCTAAGAAAGAACGATTCACTCCACCACAGCTGCCACCCCAGTCTAGCAAAATATCTCCGTCAATGGCTGAAGAAGCTACGTCGACATTCAGACCTTCTCCAGCGAGGCCAACAGTCCAAGTGACGCCTACTCCAGACAGTGATGAAGACAAACGGATCCAAGAAACTAAAGTAGTTAAGCGAAAACTGGAAACCGATTCCAGCGAAGGGGAAGCTGAGCAACCACTTGATCTTCGAGTAATGAAACCTAAAATAGCTGCCCCAGAGACGCCGAGTCCACCACCAGAACCAGAACCAGTTAAACAAGAGAAAGAAGACGAGAAAATGGAGATCGAGGTTAAGGCTCCGAGTCCTAGAGTTTCTCATCACGAGAATCCGCCGACTCCGCCGATGGCCTATCCAAGACCAATTCATCCCATGTTTTTGGAAGCAATGTACCGACCGACCGGCACATTTCCGGGGTTTCCAGCGCCACCTCCACCACCGAATCACAACGAGTCACGCCTACTGCCACCTTTGCACCCATTCGGACCTCCAAGGATTCCTTTTTTAGGGAATCTCATGAACGGACTGAGCGGCGCTCGCGGTGAGTTCGATTTACTCTCCCGTACGCCTCTCGGTGCGTTTCCCGTCAAGCCCTTTCAGAACGTCATGTCCCAACACCATCCTCACCCGCACTCACACCACCACCACGTCTCCGGCAAAGTCAAAGACCGGTACTCGTGCAAATTCTGCGGTAAAGTATTTCCCCGAAGCGCCAATCTCACCAGGCACCTGCGGACACATACCGGGGAGCAACCCTACAAGTGCAAACACTGCGAAAGATCCTTCAGCATCTCCAGCAACCTCCAGCGGCACGTGAGAAATATCCACGACAAACAGCGACCCTTCAAGTGTCCCCTCTGCGAGAGATGCTTCGGCCAGCAGACTAACCTAGATCGGCACCTCAAGAAGCACGAGGCCGACGACGGTAGTGTTGTCGTCTCCGTCGCCGACTCCCCAAGCAGCAGCAATGACAACGAGCGTGAGGACACTTACTTCGACGAAATCAGATCCTTCATGGGAAAAGTCACCTACGGAACCGACAGCGGCTACGGATTAACTCATCCTGCCTACCTCCCACCCAGACTCGACGGCAAGGAGCCCGACTACGACGACGACGAGTACAGCGAAGAAGGCGTCTCCCCGTTGGATGAAACCGACGCGTTATCAGTCGAGGGTAAAGAGTCTCCAACTCAACAGTACGAACTTAAGTGCAGAAACAAACAGGAACTACTTAACAATAATACCGCTGAGCCTGTTATCGAAATCTCGACATAG